In Aliiglaciecola sp. LCG003, a genomic segment contains:
- a CDS encoding PilX N-terminal domain-containing pilus assembly protein has protein sequence MKQQGLVMVFALLVLMSLTVLGVASVSSSLMQNKMAVSMEKQSLAFDAAEAAIAGVVFESEDEVLLSDPDKVDPLSQARQGNIVDLANDDISCFNANDWTNRTVTTSGLRTNTEHTAAGLFDEKPAISSWSRTAFIQERACLGSSNVIGGSNISCHVFIIKGCGQLQGAKFAVANTLSASVFAPASQ, from the coding sequence ATGAAACAACAAGGTTTAGTGATGGTATTTGCATTGTTAGTACTGATGAGTCTAACGGTGTTAGGAGTAGCTTCAGTCTCAAGTAGCTTAATGCAAAATAAGATGGCGGTTTCTATGGAGAAACAATCATTGGCCTTTGATGCTGCAGAAGCGGCGATTGCCGGAGTCGTGTTTGAATCTGAGGACGAGGTACTGCTATCGGATCCCGACAAAGTTGACCCCTTGTCTCAAGCCCGACAGGGCAATATTGTTGATCTAGCCAATGATGATATTAGCTGCTTTAACGCCAATGATTGGACTAATCGAACGGTTACTACCAGCGGCTTGCGAACTAATACAGAGCATACGGCGGCAGGACTTTTTGATGAAAAGCCTGCTATTTCAAGCTGGTCTCGCACTGCTTTTATTCAAGAGCGAGCTTGTTTAGGTTCCAGTAACGTGATCGGCGGCAGTAATATTAGCTGTCATGTATTTATCATTAAAGGCTGCGGACAGTTGCAAGGTGCTAAGTTTGCCGTAGCGAACACTTTGAGCGCGTCTGTCTTCGCGCCAGCATCCCAATAG
- the ispH gene encoding 4-hydroxy-3-methylbut-2-enyl diphosphate reductase, protein MQIHLANPRGFCAGVDRAITIVERALELFSPPIYVRHEVVHNKFVVDGLKRRGAKFVDELTEVPDDSIVIFSAHGVSQAVRNEATDRGLKVFDATCPLVTKVHMEVMRASKKGTECILIGHQGHPEVEGTMGQYDNAAGGIYLVESVMDVANLEVKDPTKLYYCSQTTLSVDDTAEVIDALREKFPAIEGPRKDDICYATQNRQDSVRELAGDCEILLVVGAQNSSNSNRLRELAEKMGAQAYLIDSADCIQKEWLENAKHVGVTAGASAPEVLVQAVVDKLISWGADKAHERPGREENIEFAVPKELRVRHVS, encoded by the coding sequence ATGCAGATACATTTAGCCAACCCCAGAGGTTTTTGTGCCGGTGTAGACCGTGCTATCACTATTGTAGAACGTGCACTGGAGCTATTTTCTCCACCTATTTATGTGCGCCATGAAGTGGTTCACAATAAATTTGTGGTTGATGGGTTAAAGCGCCGTGGTGCCAAATTCGTCGACGAACTGACCGAAGTGCCAGATGATAGTATTGTTATATTTTCTGCCCATGGCGTATCTCAGGCGGTTCGTAATGAGGCAACCGATCGTGGCTTAAAAGTATTTGATGCAACTTGTCCGTTGGTAACCAAAGTACATATGGAAGTGATGCGAGCTAGTAAGAAGGGCACAGAGTGCATTCTAATCGGACATCAAGGCCATCCTGAGGTGGAAGGCACCATGGGGCAATATGACAATGCTGCTGGAGGCATCTATTTAGTGGAGTCTGTGATGGATGTGGCTAATTTAGAAGTCAAAGACCCCACTAAGCTTTATTATTGCAGTCAAACGACCTTGTCGGTAGATGATACCGCAGAGGTTATTGATGCTTTGCGTGAAAAGTTCCCGGCTATCGAGGGTCCTCGTAAAGATGATATTTGCTATGCAACGCAAAATAGACAAGATTCAGTTCGCGAATTGGCGGGTGATTGCGAAATTTTATTGGTGGTTGGAGCTCAAAATAGCTCTAATTCCAATCGTCTTCGAGAGTTAGCCGAAAAAATGGGGGCTCAGGCCTATCTGATCGATAGTGCTGACTGCATTCAGAAAGAATGGTTGGAGAACGCAAAACATGTTGGTGTGACAGCCGGCGCCTCAGCCCCGGAAGTGTTAGTACAAGCGGTAGTGGATAAATTGATTAGCTGGGGAGCAGATAAAGCTCATGAACGTCCTGGCCGGGAAGAAAATATCGAGTTCGCGGTACCAAAAGAGTTAAGAGTTCGCCACGTCAGCTAA
- a CDS encoding acyl-CoA dehydrogenase, whose amino-acid sequence MSIRTSLKKVLPPISVTEQEALDAGDVWIESSIYQGKPDMQALRDVPAAKLTAEEQAFLDGPVQELLSMIDDFELQNSAHIPENILDFIKANKFFSLIIPKKFGGLEFSPYANSTIVATIAAKSGAVAVTVMVPNSLGPGELLMHYGTEEQQNYWLPKLSIGQDIPCFALTSPEAGSDAGAIPDAAYVTKGMWEGEEVVGLRVSWDKRYITLAPIATVLGLAFKVFDPQQLLGDSLELGITCALIPKSHPGVELGNRHDPMGVRFYNGTTRGTDVFIPMDFVIGGQKNIGRGWQMLVSCLGAGRGISLPAMGVASAQSAFKSTAEYSFVREQFGVPIGRFEGIQDKLADIAGKTFVLEAMRVLTTEGLGIGLKPSVVTAIAKYHMTELGRDVLNSAMDVQAGKAIQRGPQNTLANGYSALPIAITVEGANILTRSLMIFGQGAMRCHPYLKEMVDLIHSDDNAADAKFNKVLGKTVKFSTANAFRSLLNSYVPFARRAESAMPEVKKYEKRLNALSAKLAPLADFSLLVLGGDLKKAELLSARLGDIMSYSYAAMAVIRFYEQKVENRKEALPYFEYAIQWCLQQGEQALVDFVNNFPQTATRGLMRLLTNTYTSSVSGISDDLKRELSEASMQQTSIKRQLTHLVKVIPGDGNDINQQAFDAKHAAMPLLKKIHKAVRESPVIPSLSFEHVVETLFSKGLLTQDELTSVLDYNDKRKLAVRVDEYNFDLELLSPEQSTDNEQADAA is encoded by the coding sequence ATGAGTATTAGAACAAGTTTAAAGAAAGTACTACCACCAATTTCAGTCACCGAGCAAGAAGCGCTAGACGCGGGTGATGTTTGGATCGAATCTTCTATTTATCAAGGTAAGCCTGACATGCAGGCCCTTAGAGACGTTCCGGCTGCCAAATTAACAGCTGAAGAACAGGCTTTTCTCGACGGACCTGTGCAAGAGCTACTAAGCATGATCGATGACTTTGAACTGCAAAATAGTGCTCACATTCCTGAGAATATTTTGGATTTCATTAAAGCGAATAAATTCTTTTCATTGATCATTCCAAAGAAATTTGGTGGTTTAGAATTTAGCCCTTATGCAAACTCAACAATCGTAGCCACCATTGCTGCAAAAAGCGGCGCCGTAGCCGTTACCGTAATGGTGCCAAACTCTTTAGGTCCCGGTGAGTTGCTTATGCACTACGGAACTGAAGAGCAACAAAATTATTGGTTACCAAAACTAAGTATCGGCCAAGATATTCCATGTTTTGCCCTAACCAGCCCCGAAGCCGGTTCAGATGCAGGCGCTATTCCTGATGCTGCATATGTAACCAAAGGCATGTGGGAAGGTGAAGAAGTCGTCGGATTGCGTGTTAGCTGGGACAAACGCTATATTACCTTAGCGCCTATCGCTACAGTTTTAGGCCTAGCGTTTAAAGTATTCGACCCACAACAATTACTTGGCGATTCATTGGAATTAGGCATTACCTGTGCACTTATTCCAAAGTCTCACCCAGGGGTTGAACTAGGTAATCGTCATGATCCTATGGGTGTGCGTTTCTATAACGGCACTACCCGTGGTACTGATGTGTTTATACCAATGGATTTCGTTATCGGTGGACAAAAGAATATTGGCCGCGGATGGCAAATGCTAGTCAGCTGTCTTGGCGCTGGCCGCGGTATCTCGCTGCCGGCCATGGGCGTAGCCTCTGCTCAGTCAGCATTTAAATCTACCGCTGAGTACTCCTTTGTACGTGAACAATTCGGCGTACCAATTGGACGTTTCGAAGGGATTCAAGACAAACTAGCTGATATCGCCGGTAAAACCTTCGTTCTTGAAGCCATGCGTGTTCTAACCACTGAAGGTTTAGGCATAGGACTAAAACCCTCGGTTGTTACTGCCATTGCAAAATATCATATGACAGAGCTGGGTCGTGATGTATTGAACTCAGCTATGGATGTGCAAGCGGGTAAAGCGATTCAGCGCGGACCACAGAATACCCTGGCGAATGGCTATTCGGCGCTGCCTATCGCGATTACCGTTGAAGGTGCCAACATACTCACCCGCAGCTTGATGATCTTTGGTCAAGGAGCGATGCGTTGTCACCCGTATTTGAAAGAAATGGTCGATCTGATCCACAGCGATGATAACGCTGCAGACGCCAAGTTCAATAAAGTACTAGGTAAAACCGTTAAATTTAGTACCGCCAATGCATTCCGTTCGCTACTTAACAGCTACGTGCCTTTTGCTCGCCGAGCAGAATCGGCTATGCCAGAAGTTAAAAAATACGAGAAACGTTTGAACGCGTTATCAGCTAAATTAGCTCCATTGGCAGATTTCTCTTTATTAGTACTAGGTGGAGACCTGAAAAAAGCTGAACTATTGTCTGCTCGTTTAGGCGACATTATGAGCTACAGCTATGCTGCTATGGCAGTAATACGTTTTTATGAGCAAAAGGTCGAAAACCGCAAAGAAGCCCTACCTTATTTCGAATACGCTATTCAATGGTGTTTGCAGCAAGGTGAACAAGCTCTAGTCGACTTCGTGAATAACTTCCCGCAAACTGCTACCCGTGGTTTGATGAGATTGTTAACTAACACTTATACTTCGTCTGTCAGCGGCATATCCGATGATCTGAAACGTGAGTTATCAGAAGCCAGTATGCAACAAACCAGCATTAAACGTCAGTTGACTCACTTGGTTAAAGTGATTCCAGGAGATGGTAACGACATCAACCAACAAGCATTTGATGCTAAACATGCCGCTATGCCATTATTGAAGAAAATTCATAAGGCTGTACGTGAATCACCAGTGATACCCTCGTTGTCATTTGAGCATGTGGTTGAAACCTTATTCAGCAAAGGTCTATTGACTCAAGATGAGCTCACTAGCGTGTTGGATTACAACGACAAGCGCAAATTAGCGGTTCGTGTGGATGAATACAACTTTGATTTAGAGCTACTCTCTCCAGAGCAAAGCACCGATAACGAACAAGCAGACGCGGCTTAA
- a CDS encoding type IV pilin protein — translation MTFSTTKNSGFTLIELMIVVAIIGIITSIAYPSYQGFMKSSNRSAAQADLMALAAALERHKASSYTYKGAAESAGDTGKPAVFHAHSPSSEPLANKKYDLTIDSVSASGNSYLILAKPVASSAQSGDGTLYFYSDGRKAWDKNDSNSLSSDEYCWGC, via the coding sequence ATGACGTTTAGTACAACAAAAAATAGCGGTTTCACCTTAATAGAATTAATGATTGTGGTGGCAATAATCGGCATTATTACTAGTATTGCCTACCCGAGTTACCAAGGGTTTATGAAAAGCAGTAATCGAAGCGCTGCACAGGCAGACTTAATGGCGTTAGCCGCTGCTTTGGAACGTCACAAAGCCTCAAGCTATACTTATAAAGGTGCAGCAGAATCAGCAGGGGATACGGGAAAACCAGCGGTTTTTCATGCTCATTCACCTTCATCTGAACCTCTAGCCAATAAAAAGTATGATTTAACCATTGATAGTGTTTCAGCATCTGGAAACAGTTACCTTATTTTGGCTAAACCGGTGGCTAGCTCAGCGCAATCCGGTGACGGTACTCTATATTTTTATAGTGACGGCAGAAAAGCCTGGGACAAAAACGATAGCAACTCTCTATCAAGTGACGAATATTGCTGGGGATGCTAA
- a CDS encoding PilC/PilY family type IV pilus protein — translation MSINKALTGVASFLLSNMIVFTAFADDLEIYLGTSDAAVEYYPNVLFIMDTSGSMGGKDNTTETRMLRVQNALKETLGSVTNINAGLMRFSDFGGPVLYPVSPIDASVVPEIITPIVSGSDDAYEISGVVNTSSNQVKISQGTEVVTSGYRYQQLNIPRGAVITSAYMRFTSSQLNTAVTSINIRAELIGDATTFTTSNFDISSRTRTVNEINWDSENDWPLSADTINSPSIVNVIQEVVDQTSWCGMNALNIILETSSVSGSSDRRTAAFEDGTGSTPQLVIGYDESTATGCVQGQANYQVASQRDNAEERNDGAQSTGSELTFNASNNKYVAVRFRNLALPKNAVVTNAYLRFTAYQNRTGSGASFVIRGANEADPDNFRNYPRYLLRDKAKTSASVTWSNIPQWYRNFSYDSPSVASIVQELVNRGDWQSGNDMMFIMSNITGVRGAYSYQGKPSGAPELVVEYQGSATPGSISTVRQHLISKVDELTANGYTPIVDTLLEAAKYYGGRDVDYGLARGTSSVSSSVRRSTRVSHRQAYIGANSVLPNGCSEDNLSDGNCVGEYIPAGASYISPIEDRQCQTNNHIVLLSDGEANNNHSVSKIQALLGANCRDANGGEKCGVDLIGNIGDLGDSVIDSRIITHTIGFATNSAASAFLNKLAINGGGGFYEADNSADLVTAFSSILKTVKDVNTTFVSPGVAVNQLNRLTHNDELYFALFKPSEGAIWPGNLKKYRIDGDQVLDQNGLAAVDDGTGFFSENSHSYWSVAADGNDVREGGAASRMTLSRNIYTFEGNGTIIREGNLLHESNTSISQNDLGVSDLPDAATLRTTVLKWVRGVDVRDDDGDGSSDDVRLMMGDPIHSQPIIVNYGATESAILVATNHGLLHSFDPVTGSENFAVMPRELLANQYDLYRDGASFNHIYGLDGDMVLRNDGDNKYLYVGMRRGGNNYYAFDITSKSSPSLKFEIRGGSAGFEKLGQSWSRPTVTKVRIGSTVKNVLIFAGGYDAQQDDKETRSPDAIGNAVYIVDADTGGLLWSASNSGADLTLTDMQYSIPARVSVIDREGDGFADHMYVVDMGGQMFRLDIHNGNGVSELVSGGLMAQFAGESATDNRRFFYGPDVSEITLGDEHYYAVALGSGYRARPLNSVINDHFYMIKDPGVFELDANGLYTRPSTPISLSELFNATAHTLTSSDESEKEIATNEFSNKQGWYLELAAGGEKVLASPLIIDYQLFFTTYLPTTASVSDCAPPAGNSRAYLVNLLNANAVTDLDKNGDYQNEDRFAQLRQTGIAPETKILIEDIVKPVVCLGTECTSAVMDVDDEGNPLPCGTAFECLAENIYGRFERVQKNSWKTEIERQ, via the coding sequence ATGTCTATTAATAAAGCGCTAACTGGAGTTGCATCATTTTTGCTTAGCAACATGATTGTCTTTACTGCTTTTGCGGACGATTTGGAAATTTATCTAGGAACATCAGATGCGGCGGTCGAATACTACCCTAATGTACTCTTTATCATGGATACGTCCGGCAGTATGGGCGGCAAAGACAATACTACTGAAACCCGTATGCTTAGAGTACAAAATGCCTTAAAAGAAACCCTTGGAAGTGTGACCAATATCAACGCTGGGTTGATGCGTTTTTCTGATTTCGGTGGGCCGGTATTATATCCCGTCAGTCCGATTGATGCCTCAGTAGTCCCTGAAATCATTACGCCGATAGTCTCAGGCTCAGATGATGCGTATGAGATTTCAGGGGTGGTAAATACGTCATCCAACCAAGTCAAAATATCCCAAGGTACCGAAGTTGTGACTAGTGGTTATCGCTACCAACAACTAAATATTCCAAGAGGAGCGGTGATCACCAGCGCCTATATGCGCTTTACTTCGTCGCAGTTAAATACCGCCGTTACCTCTATTAATATCCGTGCCGAACTAATTGGTGATGCCACAACATTTACCACGAGCAATTTCGATATTTCTTCGCGCACTCGCACCGTCAATGAAATCAATTGGGATAGCGAAAATGATTGGCCTTTATCTGCTGATACGATTAATTCACCGTCTATTGTGAACGTCATTCAAGAAGTGGTTGATCAAACCAGCTGGTGTGGCATGAATGCGTTAAATATTATTCTTGAGACCAGTAGCGTAAGTGGTTCTAGTGATAGGCGTACTGCGGCATTTGAAGATGGCACAGGCTCTACCCCGCAATTGGTCATTGGTTATGATGAGAGTACTGCAACAGGCTGTGTTCAAGGGCAAGCTAATTATCAAGTTGCATCCCAAAGAGACAACGCTGAAGAACGTAATGACGGTGCTCAGTCTACCGGCTCTGAGTTGACCTTTAATGCTTCAAACAACAAATATGTTGCAGTACGTTTTCGTAACCTAGCACTGCCGAAAAATGCTGTTGTAACTAATGCCTATTTGAGATTTACCGCTTATCAGAACCGCACCGGTAGCGGCGCGTCCTTTGTCATACGTGGCGCTAATGAAGCCGATCCCGATAATTTCAGAAACTATCCTCGCTATTTACTGCGAGACAAAGCCAAAACGTCAGCCTCAGTAACCTGGTCGAATATCCCCCAGTGGTACCGGAATTTTTCCTATGATTCGCCCTCTGTGGCTTCTATTGTGCAAGAGTTAGTTAATCGAGGAGATTGGCAAAGCGGCAATGACATGATGTTTATCATGTCAAATATTACCGGTGTAAGAGGGGCTTACAGCTACCAAGGAAAACCATCGGGGGCGCCAGAGTTAGTGGTGGAATATCAAGGTTCTGCTACCCCAGGTAGTATCTCCACAGTCCGTCAACACCTTATCAGCAAGGTGGATGAATTGACTGCCAATGGCTATACGCCCATCGTTGACACGCTATTGGAAGCAGCTAAATACTATGGTGGACGGGATGTAGATTATGGTTTGGCTAGGGGAACAAGCTCAGTGAGCTCTTCGGTTCGCCGTAGTACTCGTGTCAGCCATCGACAAGCCTATATTGGAGCCAACTCTGTATTGCCTAACGGTTGCAGCGAAGACAATTTGAGTGATGGTAACTGTGTTGGTGAGTATATTCCGGCAGGTGCCAGCTATATTTCGCCAATTGAAGACAGGCAGTGCCAGACTAATAACCATATTGTGTTGTTATCCGACGGTGAAGCCAACAACAACCATAGCGTAAGCAAGATTCAAGCGCTGTTAGGGGCAAATTGCCGAGATGCCAATGGTGGCGAAAAGTGTGGCGTTGATCTGATCGGTAATATCGGTGACCTAGGCGACTCGGTTATTGATTCGAGGATCATTACCCATACCATAGGGTTTGCTACCAACAGTGCAGCCAGCGCTTTCTTAAATAAATTAGCCATTAATGGCGGCGGCGGTTTCTACGAAGCCGATAACTCAGCCGATTTGGTAACTGCATTTTCATCTATTTTAAAAACGGTTAAGGATGTTAACACCACCTTCGTTTCTCCAGGGGTGGCGGTCAACCAACTGAATCGCCTGACCCATAACGACGAATTGTATTTCGCCTTATTCAAACCATCAGAAGGGGCCATTTGGCCTGGAAACTTGAAAAAGTATCGGATAGACGGTGATCAAGTTCTCGACCAAAATGGTCTAGCCGCAGTCGATGACGGTACTGGGTTCTTTTCGGAAAACTCACACAGCTATTGGTCAGTCGCAGCGGATGGCAATGATGTCAGAGAGGGAGGGGCCGCTAGCAGAATGACATTGTCACGGAATATCTATACCTTTGAGGGTAATGGCACCATCATACGTGAAGGTAACTTGTTACATGAGAGTAATACTAGTATTAGCCAAAATGATTTAGGCGTGTCGGATTTACCCGATGCTGCAACACTGCGCACTACTGTATTGAAGTGGGTCAGAGGAGTGGATGTTAGAGATGATGATGGCGATGGTAGTAGCGACGACGTACGTTTAATGATGGGTGACCCCATTCATTCGCAACCCATTATTGTCAATTATGGGGCAACAGAAAGTGCTATTTTAGTGGCAACCAACCATGGTCTTCTGCATTCATTTGACCCTGTTACCGGCAGCGAAAATTTCGCCGTAATGCCAAGAGAACTGCTAGCCAATCAATATGACTTATACCGTGATGGCGCAAGCTTCAATCATATTTATGGCTTGGATGGTGACATGGTGTTGCGTAATGACGGTGATAATAAATACTTATACGTGGGTATGCGCCGAGGTGGCAACAACTATTATGCTTTTGACATTACCAGTAAATCATCCCCTTCTTTAAAGTTTGAAATTCGCGGCGGCAGTGCAGGTTTTGAGAAACTGGGTCAGAGTTGGTCTAGACCGACTGTAACAAAAGTTAGAATTGGCTCAACGGTTAAAAACGTGCTGATATTTGCCGGTGGTTATGATGCACAGCAGGACGATAAAGAAACGCGCAGCCCGGATGCAATTGGCAACGCTGTGTATATTGTTGATGCAGATACCGGTGGTTTACTCTGGTCAGCAAGTAATTCAGGTGCTGATTTGACCCTTACCGACATGCAATACAGTATTCCTGCCCGCGTGTCAGTTATTGACAGAGAAGGTGACGGATTTGCCGACCATATGTATGTAGTGGATATGGGAGGTCAAATGTTCCGCTTAGACATACACAATGGAAATGGCGTGAGTGAGTTAGTTAGCGGAGGCCTAATGGCACAGTTCGCGGGAGAATCAGCCACCGATAATCGCCGTTTTTTCTATGGTCCTGACGTGTCTGAAATTACCTTAGGTGATGAGCATTACTATGCCGTTGCCCTTGGCAGTGGCTATCGTGCCCGCCCTCTAAATAGTGTGATTAATGATCATTTTTACATGATTAAAGACCCGGGCGTATTTGAGTTGGATGCAAACGGACTCTATACACGCCCATCTACACCCATATCATTGTCCGAGTTGTTTAATGCCACTGCGCACACTCTGACCTCAAGTGATGAATCGGAAAAAGAAATCGCCACTAATGAATTTTCCAACAAACAAGGTTGGTACCTAGAGTTGGCGGCAGGGGGGGAAAAGGTACTGGCGTCTCCACTGATTATCGACTATCAATTATTCTTTACCACCTATTTACCGACTACAGCCAGTGTCAGTGATTGTGCTCCGCCTGCGGGTAACAGCCGGGCTTATTTGGTTAATTTGCTCAATGCCAATGCGGTGACTGACTTAGATAAAAATGGGGATTACCAAAACGAGGATCGCTTCGCCCAATTACGTCAAACAGGCATAGCACCGGAAACTAAAATTTTGATAGAAGATATTGTCAAACCCGTTGTTTGCTTAGGCACTGAGTGCACCTCGGCGGTAATGGATGTAGACGATGAAGGTAATCCGTTGCCTTGCGGAACAGCTTTTGAGTGTTTGGCTGAAAACATTTATGGGCGCTTCGAACGGGTACAGAAGAATAGTTGGAAAACTGAAATTGAACGGCAATAG
- a CDS encoding alpha/beta hydrolase: MAIIISLAIYLYLNKAPDKSVAELSQRWAPEPSQFVNIAGMNIHLRDEGPKSDPEPIILIHGTSASLHTWDGWVEALKEQRRVIRFDLPAFGLTGPDPQNNYTIEHYAEVVLAVLDKLKVDKGVLAGNSLGGYIAWATAVLHPDRVSKLILVDASGYPYKSESVPLAFKLSKNPIASRLLKNVLPRALVARSVKNVYANPDLVTDALIDRYYELTLRTGNRDALKERFKQTLPGPLVNKIRTIKVPTLLIWGKKDQLIPVEFATMFEQDIANSQLIIYDDLGHVPHEEDPHTTVLAVKQFLQSNND; this comes from the coding sequence ATGGCGATTATAATCTCCCTTGCCATTTACCTTTATTTAAATAAAGCTCCAGACAAGTCGGTTGCTGAACTTAGTCAACGCTGGGCACCTGAACCTTCACAATTCGTGAATATTGCAGGTATGAATATTCATTTAAGGGACGAAGGACCAAAATCCGATCCTGAACCTATCATCTTAATTCATGGCACCAGTGCCTCTTTGCACACTTGGGATGGATGGGTAGAAGCCTTAAAAGAACAGCGCCGGGTGATTCGTTTCGATTTACCCGCTTTTGGTCTAACAGGTCCCGATCCGCAAAATAATTATACCATTGAACATTATGCAGAAGTCGTACTGGCGGTATTAGACAAATTAAAAGTCGATAAAGGTGTGTTAGCCGGTAACTCTCTTGGTGGGTACATCGCTTGGGCAACTGCAGTATTGCATCCTGATAGAGTGTCCAAATTGATTCTGGTCGACGCCAGTGGCTACCCCTACAAGTCCGAATCTGTGCCACTGGCCTTTAAATTATCGAAAAATCCTATTGCTAGTCGGCTATTAAAAAATGTCTTACCTAGGGCATTGGTCGCGCGCAGCGTTAAAAATGTTTACGCAAACCCAGATTTAGTAACGGATGCATTGATAGACAGATACTACGAGTTAACCCTTCGCACCGGTAATCGTGACGCTTTGAAAGAACGCTTTAAGCAGACGTTACCTGGGCCTTTAGTAAATAAGATTCGCACTATAAAGGTCCCTACTCTGTTAATTTGGGGCAAGAAAGACCAACTAATACCGGTTGAGTTCGCAACCATGTTTGAACAAGATATCGCAAACAGTCAATTGATTATTTATGATGACTTGGGCCATGTGCCGCATGAAGAAGATCCACACACAACGGTTTTAGCGGTAAAACAATTTTTACAATCTAACAATGACTAG
- a CDS encoding PilW family protein, whose product MTRLHARQQGFSLVEIMITLALGLLISGAIVQVLVSNSLTERLNRSIASTQESGRFIITRLRNELIMAGRYDPLSPTLNRDLDPVAEGAYVMNHPIVLPGDFAAFADVGSSQGAAGSNDRVAVAMVASSDCRGLKLGYGVNEEFYVVNEYFVEGTQLKCRGFDGRVLRGQKVAVGHDNHASVTLVDEVQSFQVLYGYTNNVLTGDNSARPVSYVTADQLAAIIANNGQVVAIRLAVLLKGDGEVSINNTPRFKLLNETAINPTEPRLFKQFETTITLRNVKNFMRSRKV is encoded by the coding sequence ATGACTCGTCTACATGCCCGCCAACAGGGTTTTAGTCTTGTTGAAATCATGATTACCCTAGCATTAGGTTTGCTGATATCCGGCGCAATTGTGCAAGTATTAGTGAGTAATAGTTTGACTGAACGACTCAATCGCTCTATTGCTTCAACTCAAGAAAGTGGCCGTTTTATTATTACGCGCCTGCGCAATGAATTAATTATGGCCGGAAGGTATGACCCATTATCCCCCACCTTGAATCGAGACCTCGACCCCGTTGCCGAAGGCGCTTATGTGATGAATCATCCCATTGTACTGCCAGGTGACTTTGCGGCATTTGCTGATGTTGGTTCTTCTCAGGGGGCGGCGGGGAGTAATGATAGGGTCGCGGTTGCTATGGTCGCGTCTAGCGATTGTCGCGGGCTTAAATTAGGGTATGGCGTCAATGAAGAGTTTTACGTGGTCAACGAATATTTTGTCGAGGGTACTCAACTTAAGTGTCGTGGCTTTGATGGGCGCGTATTGCGCGGACAAAAAGTTGCAGTAGGACATGACAACCATGCTTCAGTCACCTTGGTTGATGAGGTTCAAAGCTTTCAAGTACTTTATGGCTACACCAATAATGTCCTTACAGGTGACAACTCCGCTCGCCCGGTCAGTTATGTCACCGCTGATCAATTGGCTGCCATCATTGCAAACAATGGTCAGGTTGTGGCCATCAGACTAGCCGTACTCTTGAAAGGTGATGGTGAAGTGTCGATTAACAATACGCCGCGCTTTAAACTGCTCAACGAGACTGCAATTAACCCCACAGAGCCGCGCCTGTTTAAGCAATTTGAAACCACAATAACATTGCGCAATGTGAAGAACTTTATGCGAAGTAGAAAGGTATGA
- the pilV gene encoding type IV pilus modification protein PilV encodes MVRNAACGYQPTQQRGVGMIEVLVTLFILSVGLLGVASLQFVSSFSNSDALNRSQSVMVAQQLSERLRASARMSLVGDGLVVDQNYFDADIYNFNNLSCNSSALPYACFCLVQPADIPDCSGSQCSAAEFAIYDAYEASCSAVGSNPSVEIQVNCEDNDLFDTEQCSSGSRVNIMLRWPVENRQNIERALNDSCNEGKSEPHDCVRLDVVL; translated from the coding sequence GTGGTAAGAAACGCAGCATGTGGCTATCAACCTACACAGCAACGTGGTGTTGGCATGATTGAAGTGCTGGTTACTTTGTTTATTCTCTCCGTTGGTTTACTTGGCGTCGCGTCGCTACAATTTGTCAGTTCATTTTCTAATTCTGATGCATTGAATCGTTCTCAATCGGTAATGGTGGCGCAGCAGTTAAGCGAACGTTTGAGGGCCAGTGCCAGAATGTCTCTAGTAGGGGATGGTTTAGTTGTCGACCAAAACTATTTCGATGCAGATATCTACAATTTCAATAATCTCTCTTGTAATTCTAGTGCTTTACCTTATGCCTGTTTTTGTCTAGTACAGCCAGCAGATATCCCTGATTGCAGTGGTTCACAGTGCAGTGCAGCGGAGTTTGCGATTTATGATGCCTACGAAGCCAGTTGCTCAGCGGTAGGCTCGAATCCGTCGGTAGAGATCCAAGTAAACTGTGAGGACAATGATTTGTTCGATACAGAACAATGCAGCAGTGGTTCGCGAGTAAACATCATGCTCAGATGGCCCGTGGAGAATCGACAAAATATTGAGAGAGCGTTAAACGACAGTTGTAATGAGGGTAAGTCCGAACCTCATGACTGTGTTCGACTGGATGTGGTGCTATGA